The genomic DNA CGCAACAGCAGGGCCTGCGCGTTCATCGGATCGCGCTTGAGCACCAACTTGATCCGTTTGCGCGCAGCGCCATCGTCCCCGCGCAACAACAATTCGTTGATCTGGTCGATCTCGCCCGCGGCGGCGGCGCTCGGCGGCGGCGCGGACGCCACGCGCGCAGGGCCGCCCGAACACGCCGCAGCCAGCAACGACAATGCGACTGGTGCGACGCGCTTGATACTCGTCATGCCGTCAATCTCTCCATGATCTGTGCTGCGCCGGTGCTTGGCGCCAGCAGCGCAGCGAGCGCGGCACGGTCTCGCACGAGCGCGCTGAACGCATCGCCGGCCATCGGCCGGCCGAAATAATAGCCCTGGAAATGGTGACAGCCGTGACGGCGGAGCCATTCATATTCGGCGTGTCGCTCGACGCCTTCGGCCAGCACGCGAATGCCCAGGCCGCGGCCGAGCGCGATGATGCTCTGGCAGATCGCCTGGCTGTCGCTGCGGCGATCGACGTCAGTCACGAACTCGCGGTCGATCTTGATCTTGTCGAACGCGAGCGTGCGCAACGAGCTGAACCCCGAATAGCCGGTGCCGAAATCGTCGACCGCCAGCTTGATCCCCATCGCGCGCAGCTGCAGGAAGATGCCGCGGCAATGTTCGGCGTTGCTGGTCGCCACGCTCTCGGTCAGCTCGATCTCGAGCTGGCTGGCGCTGACGCCGTGGCTTTGCAGCGTGCGCTGGACGAGCAGCGGCAGATCGTCGCCTTCGAGTTGCAGGCTCGACACGTTGACTGCGACGCGCAAGCGCCCCAGCCCGGTCGCCGCCCAGCCGCGCGCTTCGCGCAGCGCGGTATTCAGCGCCCAGGTGCCGATCTCGCCCGCCAGCCCCATCGCTTCGATCACCGGGAAGAACTGCCCCGGCGGCACGAGCCCGCGGGTCGGATGATCCCAGCGGATCAGCGCCTCTGCGCCGTTGATACAGCCCTGCGATGCGTCGATCAGCGGCTGGTAGTTCAGGCGCAGTTCGCGACGATCGATCGCCTGGCGAAGATCCTGTTCGAGCGCGAACCGGTCGCGCGCGTATTCTGCCTGGTCGATTGCGGGCTGAGCCGTGGCGGCTGCATTGGCCGGCAACGACAGCGAGGCGAGCGCGCGGGTGATGAATGTGGCTGGAGACATCCCCGCGTCGGCATCATGCGCCGCCAGCCGAAAGGCGACTTGCGGAATGATCTTCGTGTCGCCGTCGACGACGACTTCGCCCAGCGCATAGCTGATCGCATCGAGTTCCGCCCACGCATCGACGTCGGTTACTTCGCGACCGAACCAGACACCGATATGCCCGCGATCGATCTGCGCGAGATAGCGGTCACTCGGGATCATGGTGCGCAGCCGCGCGCTGCACTGCGCGAAGACCCGGTCGGCAAGCGTCGGATCGAACGCAGACAAGCGATCGAAATCGGTGAAAGCAATTATACCCAGCAGGCCCTGCCCGTCGGCCGTAATGCGCTCGACCAGCCCCTCGCGCACCGGCAATCCGCTGACCGGATGAACCTCGGCGATCCGATGCCGGAGCGACTGCAACTGTTGTTCCAGCCCCGCAACGCTGACCTCCGGATCAGCCTCGCCGCCACGCCGCGTCTCGCCAGGCCGCGGTAACGCGACGCGAACGATCCGCTGAAGCTGGCTGATCCAGACAACACTTGCGAAGGAAATGAGGATGAGAGCAACCGAGGCTGACTGGCTGCCAGCAAAACCGGCAATAACAAGAACGCCCAACAGCATCACCCATGGCGCTGCCCGCGCGGTCAGGAAGATGCGAATCGGGGATGCGCCGCGGTCCATTCCGAATGACTAACTGGGCAATCGATACTGCGACGTTAAGCTCGACCCGGCTTAGAAGTGCATGCCTTTGACTAACCTGCATTAATCTAGACAAGGGCGTAGCCGCCACTTGGATGGTCGACCTTCGTCGACCATCGCTATGTCGATGGTGCGAGCTGAGAGATCTGCGTCGTGCCGGTCGTCGCGGCAAATACCGCGCCTGAGACCAGCGTTCGCGCCCCGCAGCAGGCGGATGATCATCGCCCTAATCCTGAATAGATTGTCGACCCCGCTTGGTTTTCAGCCTCTCATCCTACCGTCCGGCGCGAGGCGCACCGTTCGTCCCGTCTCTGCGGACGCGTAGATTGCTTCGATCAGCCGCAGGTCGCGCAGACCCATTTCGCCCGGCGTTCTGATCGGAATATTGTCCCGAACGGCATCAGCAAAATGATCGAGTTGACGGGCAAACTGAACGCTCGGGTCGCCTGACGTAAGTTCGCGTTCGTCGCGCCCCTCAAGTCGCATCTTCTGCCCGGCGTAACTGGTCGCCGGGTCCATGATCAGCGCGCCGGCCGTACCGCGCACCTGAGCGAAGTTGGTGCTCGCGGAATCATAGGACGTCACCAATTGCGCGACAGCGCCCGACGGAAATCGCCACTGCGAAGACACATGCGCGAAGATTTCTGTGAAGCGGGGATCGTTGGGCGGCCGGAAGGCAGTAGCGCTGATACTCTCCGGCATCTCACCCTTCAGATAAAGGGCGGACTGCAGCCCGTAGATTCCGTAATCCTCCAACGAACCGCCGCCCGCCAGCGCGCGGTTTGTCCGCCAATTCTCGCTCGGGCTGGTCGGGGCCATACGATAGGACTGCTCGGTCCGCACGAGCCGGATATCACCGATCGCCCGTTGTCCCATGAGCTTCATGGCTTCCAGATTATAGGGTTCGAAGTGCGACCGATAAGCGATCATCAGCTTTCGGTTGGCGCGGCGGCCCGCAGCGATCATCCGCGCGCAATCGGCACTGCTGAGGGCCATCGGCTTTTCGCACAACACGTGCTTACCCGCAGCAAAGGCGCGGATCACCCATTCGGCATGAAGGCCAGTCGGCAGGACGATGTATATCGCATCGACGCGATCATCGGACGCAATCTTGCCGAATGTGTCGTAAGAATAGCGCGCGTCCGGGGGAATGCCGTAGGCGTCTCCCACGCGGCGCAACTTGTCGCGGCTTCCGGAGACGATCGCGGCGATATGCGTCCGCTCCGTCTGGGCAAAGCGCGGCATCATCTGATTGAGTGCATAGCCGCCAAGGCCGACGACCGCGATTCCGACGCTGTCCGCACGCTTGCGGACCGGTAGAGTGGAAGGAAGCTTCACGCCATCCGGCATGAGTTGGCCTGTAGGGCGCACCCCGCCAGAAGCCTGCGCAAGCGCTGCAGCCGGCGCTGCTATGGCTGCGAGCGATACGGCTGCCGCTGTGCCACCAGCGTCGATGAACCGACGCCGCGTCATTTCGATGCCATCCATTACGATCTCCTTTTGGACGCGCTATGCATCCTTATGCCATCGCGGCCGGGCCTGACCCACTTGCCTCGACGGTAAGGCCCTTCGAGCAGGAACGTTCCATTTTTTGCCTGCGTGCGGAAGTCGTCGGAATGCGAAGGGTTGGAGTGCAAACTAACGGCGCGAGTGCGAAGCTAACTGGTCGACTTCCTCTCCCTCTTGCAGGAGGGGAGCGACAAGGAGAGGAAGCAAATGACCTATGACGATGTCGTGAACGGACGCCGCAGCATTCGCGGCTTTACGGCCGAGCCGGTTCCCCGTGCGCTGATCGAGGAAGTGATCGCGCTCGCCAGCCGCGCGCCTTCGTCGCTCAATACGCAGCCGTGGAACTTCACCGTCGTGACCGGCGAACCGCTCGACCGCATTCGCGAGGAGAATGCCCGCCGCACGCTCGCCGGCGTGCCCGAATCGCGCGAGTTTCGTACCGGCGAGCAATATGGCGGCGCGCATCGCGAGCGGCAGATCGAGATCGCCAAGCAGCTGTTCGGCGCGATGGACATTGCGCGCGACGACAAGGAGAAGCGGCAGGATTGGGTGCTGCGCGGTTTCCGCCAGTTCGGCGCGCCCGTCTCGATCGTTGTCACCTACGATCGCGTGCTGCTGGGCAGTGACATCGCGCCGTTCGATTGCGGCGCGGTGGTCAATGCGCTGGTCAACGCCGCGTGGTCGCGCGGGCTGGGATGCGTGATCAACAGCCAAGGGATCATGCAATCGCCGGTCGTGCGCGAAAATGCGCGCATCCCCGACGATCAGGTGATCCAGACGTGCGTCGCGATGGGCTGGCCCGACGAGAGCTTCCCGGCGAATGCGGTGGTGTCGCGG from Sphingomonas radiodurans includes the following:
- a CDS encoding EAL domain-containing protein, with product MDRGASPIRIFLTARAAPWVMLLGVLVIAGFAGSQSASVALILISFASVVWISQLQRIVRVALPRPGETRRGGEADPEVSVAGLEQQLQSLRHRIAEVHPVSGLPVREGLVERITADGQGLLGIIAFTDFDRLSAFDPTLADRVFAQCSARLRTMIPSDRYLAQIDRGHIGVWFGREVTDVDAWAELDAISYALGEVVVDGDTKIIPQVAFRLAAHDADAGMSPATFITRALASLSLPANAAATAQPAIDQAEYARDRFALEQDLRQAIDRRELRLNYQPLIDASQGCINGAEALIRWDHPTRGLVPPGQFFPVIEAMGLAGEIGTWALNTALREARGWAATGLGRLRVAVNVSSLQLEGDDLPLLVQRTLQSHGVSASQLEIELTESVATSNAEHCRGIFLQLRAMGIKLAVDDFGTGYSGFSSLRTLAFDKIKIDREFVTDVDRRSDSQAICQSIIALGRGLGIRVLAEGVERHAEYEWLRRHGCHHFQGYYFGRPMAGDAFSALVRDRAALAALLAPSTGAAQIMERLTA
- a CDS encoding Gfo/Idh/MocA family protein — protein: MDGIEMTRRRFIDAGGTAAAVSLAAIAAPAAALAQASGGVRPTGQLMPDGVKLPSTLPVRKRADSVGIAVVGLGGYALNQMMPRFAQTERTHIAAIVSGSRDKLRRVGDAYGIPPDARYSYDTFGKIASDDRVDAIYIVLPTGLHAEWVIRAFAAGKHVLCEKPMALSSADCARMIAAGRRANRKLMIAYRSHFEPYNLEAMKLMGQRAIGDIRLVRTEQSYRMAPTSPSENWRTNRALAGGGSLEDYGIYGLQSALYLKGEMPESISATAFRPPNDPRFTEIFAHVSSQWRFPSGAVAQLVTSYDSASTNFAQVRGTAGALIMDPATSYAGQKMRLEGRDERELTSGDPSVQFARQLDHFADAVRDNIPIRTPGEMGLRDLRLIEAIYASAETGRTVRLAPDGRMRG
- a CDS encoding nitroreductase — encoded protein: MTYDDVVNGRRSIRGFTAEPVPRALIEEVIALASRAPSSLNTQPWNFTVVTGEPLDRIREENARRTLAGVPESREFRTGEQYGGAHRERQIEIAKQLFGAMDIARDDKEKRQDWVLRGFRQFGAPVSIVVTYDRVLLGSDIAPFDCGAVVNALVNAAWSRGLGCVINSQGIMQSPVVRENARIPDDQVIQTCVAMGWPDESFPANAVVSRRKPVSEAATFVGFGD